TATTAGCATTTTAGATTGGGGAAGGGCTTTCAGAGACCGAGGATGGCCATGTAGGAAGCACAGAGTTTAAGAGCCCTGGACTCTGGAGTCTAACAAACAGGACTTGAGCTCTGGTTGCACCATTTACAACTTGGGGAGCCTTGGGCCAGgtctctgagtctccatttcctcctctgtaaagtgtgAATTATCATGGTGCCTATCTTTAAGGGAGTGGGAGGATAGAAATGGCATTGTCTGGTCCCAGGAAGCTGAAGACCTGGCGGCAGAAGAGACACCTGGCCGGGCTGCAGGACACCCAGATCAGGCAGGAGCAGCGGCGCTGGGAGGAGGACTGTGAGCTCATTGAGTTCAAGGGCCAGTTTGATGAATACCTGGAGATGGGTGAGCAGTGGCCCAGCAGTACCAGGCCCAGCAGGGTTCCCGGGGGCCTGGCCCAGCAGGGGAGGTGACCCCAGGCCTGACACTCCCCAACTCCAGTGCTGCAGTCTAGGTTCATCACCATCTTCGTGGCAGCCTTCCCACCGGCACCCCTATTTGCTCTGCTCAACAACTGGGTGGAGATCCGACCGGACACCCAGAAGTTCTGTGTGAGTACTGGTGGCTGGCGGCTGAGCGGACCCGGCTGCTCCTGCTTGAAGCCATTGCCTACCTTTCTGTCATCGTGAATGTGAGGAGAGGGGGGTAAGGAGGGAAATACAGGGTCAGAGGGGAAAATGAAGATCAGAGACTGGGAGGAGGCTCGGGAATAGGGAAATGGG
The sequence above is drawn from the Tursiops truncatus isolate mTurTru1 chromosome 1, mTurTru1.mat.Y, whole genome shotgun sequence genome and encodes:
- the LOC117308621 gene encoding anoctamin-3-like encodes the protein MALSGPRKLKTWRQKRHLAGLQDTQIRQEQRRWEEDCELIEFKGQFDEYLEMVLQSRFITIFVAAFPPAPLFALLNNWVEIRPDTQKFCVSTGGWRLSGPGCSCLKPLPTFLSS